Genomic segment of Juglans microcarpa x Juglans regia isolate MS1-56 chromosome 7S, Jm3101_v1.0, whole genome shotgun sequence:
gttttattatttgttgttgatggcaATTGACCTATGGTTGAAGGAAGTCCacaatgttttgttttattgcaGAAAATGTCCagccaaaacaaagaaaataggcGTAAGCAAAGGGTGAACCACACAAGCGGAAGGACTTCGTTTGTTGTACTAATGGAAAGAAAGGTATTGAGATTATATAATGGCCAGGGTGTTACTTTTAATGgaaattaagttttatttccCAAACTATGCTAATGTGATTGGTATGCCTATATGTTAATGTAGAAGGACAAGAATCTAATTGATTTCTACAAAGATGTCCATTGGTTGAATAAAAAGGGGAGATTTATCACACCAACTACGAAAGACAATTATGTGAGTAGATCCTTGTTTATACAGAAGTAGCCCGCTGAAacaaagtatatttttaaatgtttagtGTATAGTAAACGTGGACTGTCTAGTGTTAGCACATAAGTTTGAAACTTTGTGTACAAGAGTTATGGTTGTATGATGCTAATGGTTTTAGTTGTTTTGGCCACAGAATCAGATGGTTCAATTGATGAATGCAAAAGCCCCAGAGGCTCGCACAGATGAAGCAGCAGCATGCATATTTAGGGAGGTATTGGGACATAGGTTAGGGTATTCAAGAGGGCTGGGCAACTCTGTTATGCCCGAATCTATAAAAGTGGCTGGAGTATCCAATGAGGAGTATGAACGGCTCGCGGAggagaatgaagaaaataggaaaaatgcgGAGTATTACCGAAGTCGGGTTGAAGAGATTGAAGGTGGTTTCAAGATGATGAGGGAGCATATGCGGGATTATGAGCAACGTGTAAACATGAGAATGTCAAAAGTGGAGACGGAATTAGAGTCTCAGAGAGAGACGTCCAGAGCAGTTCCTTAACAATTTCTGCATGCCAGCAGTTACTAATTTTGTATTCTGATCGTGATACACTTTTGCTGAACTTTTGATGAAGGAATGTTAGGGATACTAATCATATAGTAATACTTTTGAAGAGCGATTAACTATATTCTGATCGGAGCACAGAGAAGGATGGGAGGTAAATCTGCTTCTTGCTGATCTATATATTCTTTGcatgcttttaaattatttgacgCTGTTTGGAGAGGTCATCTACTATTGATTCAATGACTAACTAAAATTGTACAAGTAAATCAACTACTACATTGTTAAAACTGCCATAGAGTAATCTATGGCAGTTTTAAAAATGCAAAGAGATTTAACTAATTATAATCAATGAAAGGGACATTACTGGATATTGACATATTTAAAACTGCCATTGAAAATTGGAATGCAATGTTTTCCAGTTGCAATCGTTACTTGGGGTGGTTTTTGGGAGGTTTAAGTAGAACAAAGCATGATTTACCTACTGCATGCTAAAAGCAATGACTCATTAAATGACAGTAAGTTGGTACTTAATCCTATGGATATTTGCTAAATTGGGCAGCAAATAAATTTTGGTTATACCCTACTGAGTTATGAAGAGGTTCTTAGCCATActcttaattatttaatttgggGGTATTGTGTTATTGCAAAGCACAAGGTAACCACTGGTATTGCAAAATAAATTGAAAGTATGGGGAATTGTGTTATATGCAAAAAAGGGCTATGAAAAAGGGGGTTCAATCATTGGGAGTAAAACTTTTATACATGCAGTATATGAATTATTTCAACACAATTGAATCTGGACCACACTCATTTCCAGTACTAGGCAATGAAGGAAAAATGTGACACTTCTCCTGGTGATGGAGCAGTCATTTTGTAGTGTGTTTTAGGCTGCCCAACACACAAGAAACAATTGCCAAATTTGTTTCTATTTGGCAATTGATAGTACATTTAATGAAGATGTGATTTTATTAACAGGATAATCTTAACCATGGCTGTATTTTCTGACCTGATTTTTATCACATTGTTCTGTGTTGGAACAGGTGATCAATATTTTACCATCCAAGGGCAGTGGTGATTTGGATGTGCGTCCCAAGACCCCAAACAACTTTTAAGTTTAAATTCTCCTCTGTAAGTGGGGTATGTACATGTACATGTAGAGATATATAGTAGGACTGCTGGCATGTTGAAATAGCAAGTATGGATCAGAATTTTGAGATCACTGCTAAACTAAGTTATGGACAAAGTTGAATGAAAGAGTAATATATGTAGCTGATGAGATATTTGGCATACTGCTTTGATCAAGAGTCATATTATGGATAAAGTCTTCAATTCCAAGCATGTGGTACATAGATAATTGCATGGTTAATTAATTTaggcgtgtatatatatatatatatatatatatatatatatatatatgcaatctCCTCAGTATGTGTCCGATATACACACactgatataaatatatatatatatatacgcgtATGTGTGCCGATATATATCATGTTCAAAACTAGATGtacatgtataaatatatataggctTATATATGTGGGTGCAAAAGCAGATGAGCACCATTTTTGAAGTGGGTATACATGATCATGCACAAACCCAATGTGAGAAAACAGGCATAATAGTTACAGATCAATGTCAAACCAGCTTGAATGTACATGTTAGGGAAAGGTGCGCACCTTTCCACAGATTTGCCCAAGCCCTAGCTCTGCAACCAGCATAAATTTGTGACTACAGTACCATTTCCAATGATTAGCAACAAATTAACAACTCTCAAATTAGGTCCATATATTATTGAGAGTTGAAACATGTTGAAAAAATGTAGAACCAGTTCAATAATATAAGATTTTGGCCTGGAACAAGAATTGAAAAATGTGAACCAATTTTATGAGCATCggctttgtattttttttggggaaaaaagTTCCGCCTTAAAATTCTTACCAAGCACCGATAACCCCATGGGGTGGTTATCGATCTTCGAAGTCGACTGCGGCGATATGAGTGAACGCCGTTAATTGGCTTCTTGGTGCGCGTCGAAACCTCTCTGCGTTCACGGCGAGCAAGCAAATGCGGGTAAGTGGTCTGGGCGAGGTCCTAACCTCGGCGGTTTGGGAGAACCCCATAAAAAAACATCTGCATCAATGCGGCGGTTTTATATCACCGCTAGTCTCTTCGGCGAACCTGAAATCGTCGAACGTAGAAAATCTCTTCTCGACAACAAGAAAGGTCGCAGGGAGATTATTGATTTATCGGCGATTCCATCGAGTTGGAGTTAAATCTTTTGCGGCAGTTACCGATGTTGGCTTTCTCGGCATGGAGATCGACGGGAATCAATAGACTTCTTCGGCGGATCCATTGGGCGAAAAACAGAGTAGGTGTCACGCTCTCTTACTGGCGTTTGACTTGCGATATAAAAGCCGTGGGTTAAACTTTATTGCCACGGTTTTGAGCTATATTGGGGCGAATTTTTGTCGCTGCAAAAACTGGTATTTTTTGTAGTGAAACTGCAAACACCATTTTAGGGTAGGATGAAACCGTAGTTTCTTTCGGGCATCTTTAGCCCCCGTTTGATTGTCAgttcaatttgattttaagttGAGTATAACATCCAAATCTCTAACTTTTAAATTACTAATTCAATGCAGAGAGATTTTAGATTAAATTAGCTATGTTTTAGCAAATACTAGCATATGACTATGCTAAGAGTACTTATAATGAGCTAATCATATGTAAAATTTAGTCAAAGTTTAGCTAGCCAACTCAAAATATACTGTAAAAATACACCATACGGTCAATAAAAGCTACAGTAAATTTAAGTGAATTCAGCTGACCAAATCTAGCCAGTGAAACTGGCTggccatttaattttttttctcattattttacTGCACACTCTCTCCAATTTGGCGCaaagatgagtaaaaaaaatggaaagccTTATGCGTAAAAAAATGTGCTGGTTTTTCTGTTATTTACAACGTCAATACTTCTTGCCGATTGGGTTTCGTTATTGTTAAAAAGCGAAcgagaaactgaaaaaaaaaaaaagaaaaattattttatagagaaacTTTAATTGAagtgaataaaattgttgaagaaatattatgttttatagtggaagaataaaaccattagaGAAATATATccgttaaaaaatatatctgttAGAAGAATATGACTGTTAAAAAGGATATAactattagaaaaatatatccGTTGGAAGAATGACTATTGTAAAACAAAaccgttaaaaaattaatatgcacttttttaataataaataaatattctaattaccattagaattaaaataaataaaaatgtcaaaattaatattttaattgaatagTGACAAATttagagagtttgttatttagtattgttgaaaagtggttagctaaattagaaaaaataaattttttaatcaaattttggttaAAGAATGGGTAGGCCATTACTAATGCTCTAATGCTAATGTAAGACTCTAATATCTTCAAGGTAAGTACTTGGATGGGGAAAAAAGACTTTTGAGTTCAAATCCACAAATTGCAAGCTTATGATCTATTAGGGAATacaattgtttttatatattgtattactttattattattttatatttataaattattttattattatttatatatcatcttaaatattcataatatccaAACGAAtcaaagtgagggagaaagaacCGTGCCAAAAAATGAACACAAGAGAACCGGCGGCAATCACTTCTCAAAACTAACGTGCATATATCGCGAGAACACGGGTATCATTCTCCGCGAACGTACGCGGGATTCACCATCTACAAaactttgtaatttttgtaGTCCAAATCCTAAGATAAtgctattatattattatcCAATCAAACTTTTTCTTCGTAGAAGGAGCTCCCCCGTTTACTATCGATCTTTTTCTTCGAAGACATAGCCCCCCACTAATCACTAACTTCAAACACCATCCTCCTTGTTTTTCCCGCCCCCCACACTAACGTTAAAGAACTACCTGGTAATTACACTTTTTCATGGGTTGTTGTATAAATACATGAGCGTATGTCTTTCCATTTCTGCTACGTTAAGATAGCACAAGAGTTTCTTGAAAGAAAAGATGCACTTTTTCGTGGACTTGAGATATGTCTTTGTGCCACCCATCGGCCTCGCCCTAAGGTTTCTATTATCACAGGACAGCTCTTGGCCTCAAAATGGCAACTCCAAACTTGAATCCCTTGGCCTTCCCATGTTTCTCCTGACATTACTGATCGTTGTCAGTGTCATCCTTCTCTGTCTTGTGATCTCACTGAAGTTTGATCTCACAGTGGAGAGGTTCAGGTTGCAGACAGGAGATGTGTCTGGTCCGTTGACTATTTTACTGCTGGCCACACTCATTTTGCCACTCTCACTCTTCTGGTTTGCCTATTTGATGCTCTTGATCTTGTCTCCTTGTTCTGGTCTCATTTTTTATCAGCTCAAGAGCTTTGTATACTGGCTTTGTCACGCTTTCAGAACCACTCTCTTCTGCATTATTCGGCACCAAGAAGATCAACCAGAACCACCTCTACCTCAAGTTGGCATTCAACTGATCATTGGAGCTGAAGGGATCAATAATGCTCAGGAAAGAACTCAAGTGTAGATCAGGATGTCCTTGCAAGAAATGCTTACAATTATAATCTAATCCTACCATATCAAAATTATGGagataaatgtaataaaatTGTACACGTGGAGCATCTAAAAAATAAGGAACAGGTATGAGCTTtctttggttaattttttttagcagcTTTGATTGTGGTTTACTGGGGTTTCAGTAGATTTTGATGCTTTCTAAGTTTGGATCCTCTCTATTATACTTATGTATGGGTCCATTTGGgacaaaataattttctgtttttagTTGAGGTCTCAattgtttttacagataagatgagatgagatgagattagttgatattaaagttaaaagttgaataaaatattgttagaatatatatttttaatattattcttcttttaaaatttgaaaaagttaaattatttattttattttatataaaggGTCATGCTACAACCCTCGTTGGGGCTCTCGCTGGggtgtaatattattttacatgtgttttttaagttattttttatatagatgttttaatatttttaaatattttaaaaaaataaaataaatttagaatatcattaagaaaacactttcttaattggaaagtaaaaaaaaaaaattattaaaaaatattttcttaatcacgaagtaaaataaaaaatcataaaaaaaaattttttgataatttttttttattttacttcgttattaagaaagtatttttaaataatattatgattttttttatttttttaaaatatttaaaattattaaaaaaatttatataaaaaaaaaacttaaaaaaatatatcaaaatacatTGCCAGTCTCCAGCGGGagatataacattttccttatataaaaatttgaaaaagttataataattagataagataaaattagatgaattgATAAGAATTGTGGAAACAAACCGTACAACCAAGCCATGTGTCCTGCAATGCAATATACAATCTTGAAACTGTTTGGATAAAAGATATTTGTGAAAGTGGTGAGacatggaaaaatatttgtaaaaaaaatttaaaatacatatttttggTATTTGAGGAAGGGATAGGATTCTTATATGTCTAGAAAGAGAACTTTCGGTGAGTTTTTCTAGCTTTGTGAAAGCGATTTTGatcttcttttgtattttttttttaaataatgtcaGATAAccttttaaaatgtataaattttgtaCTGGAGCTGAccaaaaacttttatttatttttaatataaatcacaaatttatcattttttccgaAATAAATTTACATTCATGTCTAAATGttaaaactgcaaatatcaatTTTGTTCATTTCCATCATAAAATTGAACCtaataatgaatttattttctagttttctAGAAAAAAAGTAATCTGATAGTTCTTTATAGATTTTTGGCACGCAAGCACGCAACGAACCCATATATAGGATCATTGATTCGGTGCGTCTTCTCTGATCTTCCTTGCGCGCGGCGAAGTTACCAGAGCTCATGGAGGTCGTACCTGTGGAGAACGATGAATCGAAGAACTTCAAAACGCTGTTCTCATTCTATTCCAGCTATCTATGGAACCGAGTGGTCGGTTTGTTGCCCACTTCAGCCTCTAGTTTTCTCGGGAAAATCTCATATCTCTGTCGCCAAGCAGCTAGCGCCCGGTTCCGGGGGCACAGAGAATGTCTTCCCCTCCCGTTGGCTTCTGACTCTCTAGACTCTTATATGTATGCTACCTCTTCATTCTTTTTCTAACttgttatacatttatttttgcatatgtCTTGTTTGGCGCCGAGAAAGTGGATGAAAAGTATTTCGGATTTGGCattttatcttgtttccagGGGTAATGAAAAACTCTACCAAATTGGGTTCAATACTTCTCGCTACATAAGCTGCCATTTCGTAAAGTTcttgttttgagttttcttttacaTTGAATTGCTGTAAGTGTTCATTCTCTGTCAGGTTTTAATAATTGTATTGTTGTACACTTTGAGTGGTTGTGTAAACGCCCCGATGTtggaggtccagagagttaacttCCTATTACCTGATAATCAATTTCAACAATACTAATATGTTCTccaaatccaaatatatatttccaaagactccaaatcaaacataaattccTCTAATCTGATTAACTACACATACTTATCTGTTAGATCCTCAATAcaataaaccaaataaaatagatttattgcTCCACATATCTCAAATAACATGGTAAAATAAACCAGAGTTTACATAAATCTCCATAAACCACCTAACATACTGAAACCCATCtactgaataaaaataaatccaccaACAGCAATAGTACCCCGAGGTACTCAACTACTATCCTTAGCTAATCTTGCACACGCCCTCTATTATTGATCcccagttgaaccatcaaagtcatctgaaatattgtgaagataaataggtgagttatcaacactCAGttcagagaacatatactaatatgtaaacatgaacatttatagagttcagaatgtggaacaaaacatttactttcagaatgcagaatcgaaacatgttacaaaatatcaaagcgaaacttttagaaaacattcttattccaaaaaaaatcctttgacatatcataaactgagacatcatttttatatcatatcagagcatcacatcgggatAGAGATCATATTTAACCCCtgtgatagggttataaactactaTTTTACCCGTGACagggccgtatgccactattatacccgtaattgggccatataccatgtttaacccatgtgatagggttataaaccaccattatacccgtgatGGGGCTGTATGctactattatacccgtggcggggccatatatcattattatacTCGTGGCAGGGCcttaatggaaacaaaatagaaacaacATTGGAATCAGATTATAATTAGATTCAGAATAAAaaattcatgccaaggtttttagATGACACATCGTATCAAATCAGAGTACTGAATAGTTTTGGatcatttcatatattcaaaataacataatcaaagcatattcatttaatcaaagcaaaacgtttttagatctcatattcgctctttttcggagttcagaaatagaatgataaaataatctcatgtctacaccagtcatgacgaAAAATACTCTCTTTATTCAGATTTCATAAGTATGTAGAATacatatctgaggttgttttcaggtttcttttcaaagcaagcatgcatatttttaaaatcaaccccattttatttcttttatgtaaagtctagtACAGAAATCCTGCTTACCTGACTCTGGTAGTATATTCTCTATGTTTTGGGACCGTAGTCTAATTGTATCATGATAacttaaattagaaatatttgtACACGGGTTATTAACTCATACTAGCACATAACCTTAGCTAACTAAATTCCATCATCCTAAGAATAGAGCAAAACAAACTTATAAACACTTAAATTTATAAACAGCCCAACAACTTCCTGATTTAACAGTTAACCAGCCATGAATATCAATCCCAAATATACAACATCAACACAAACAACATATAAATCCAAGACCACTCATCAACTCAACACCCCACATGTACACCCAAAACAGCCAACCCATTGACTCCAAGCATCCACACAACTTACCACACGTCCAACACAACCAGcctaaaaaaatcatctcacaaGCTGCC
This window contains:
- the LOC121240888 gene encoding uncharacterized protein LOC121240888 gives rise to the protein MRHVSWSVVDEKEKEELIERVRKMSSQNKENRRKQRVNHTSGRTSFVVLMERKNQMVQLMNAKAPEARTDEAAACIFREVLGHRLGYSRGLGNSVMPESIKVAGVSNEEYERLAEENEENRKNAEYYRSRVEEIEGGFKMMREHMRDYEQRVNMRMSKVETELESQRETSRAVP